TGAAAAGGAGTTTTAATCTCGGGGTATTCTCCTTTATTTAACTCATGTGCATAACGAATAATAGCACTGGAGGCCGCCTGACGAAAAACAGAGGATAGACGATGTACTCTTACTTTGCCACACTGTATTAAATCGTGAAGAACATTCCCTGCACCTACTGAAGGCAACTGGTCCACGTCCCCGATAAAAAGAAGCTGTGTTTTTTCTCCAATGGCAGAGAATAAGCTCTGTGAAAGCTCAATATCCAGCATGGAGGTCTCATCGACAATCAAGAAATCGACCTCCAGAGGGTTGTCTTCATTATATTTAAAATCATTGACCATAGGATTAAAAGCCAAAAGACGATGAATCGTCTTTGCCTCCCCTCCTACAACATCACTCATTCTTTGAGCAGCCCTTCCTGTAGGAGCAGCAAGCATCACCTTTAACTTACGGTTCTTTAAGAACTTAACGAGTAATCTTAATGTAGTAGTCTTTCCACATCCAGGTCCTCCTGTAAGTATTGAGAAAGGGCATCTCACAATACTCTCAATAGCATCTCGCTGTTCTGACGAAAGAGGAAAATCCTCTCCTTTTTCTAAGCTTGAAAAAACGATTCGTTCATCAAGATTGGGATTGCAATAGTCCAAAGTCAAAAGAGAACAAACCTTCTGTGCTACACTTAATTCTGCATCATATAATTTCTTATCATAGTAAGCTATAACATCATGAACCTTTCTAGACATGACCATCTTTTTTGAAAGTAATGTCTCTAAAACCTCATCAAGTTGTATTGTAGTGATACGACTATCTAAACGTCTAAGTTTGTCTTCTATAAGATTTCTGAGCAGATAACAATTCCCTTCATCTTTTGATTTTGAAAGAACATACTTTACCATTGCTTCAACTCTTTCAGGACTTTGTGGTGACATTCCAGTGGAGAGAGCGATGGCATCAGCTCGAATAAATCCGATCCCATGCATCTCCTCAATCAAACTATAAGGATCATTACTTAACTTATCTAAGGCAGCATCTCCATATCGATCTATTAGTTTTGAAGCATAACTTATTGGTAGATTATTTTCTTGAAGAAACTGTACTATCTGGCGATTTGCCCTATGTGTTTTCCACGTTTTTTCAATCTTTCCCAATTTACTCTTTGAGATTCCAGGGATATTAAGCAATGACTCAATATCATGATCTAGAATATCAATGGTGTCTTTTCCGAAACGTTTGACAATTTTATTTGCCATCACAGGACCAACCCCACTAATTAATCCAGAACCTAAATATTTTCTCAAAGCATCTAATGTTTCAGGCTGTTTTTCAACAGTTCTTTTAGCTTCGAATTGCCTGCCATAAGTCTTATGTTGAATCCATTTACCATAAAAATCAAAGGTCTTCCCTACAAAAACATCTTCCCCAAACATTACCACTGATACGGTTCTATTAGAGTCAAAAGGTTTCACTTTCAATACAGTCCATCCATTTTCTTCATTGCGATAAGTAATACGGTCAATCACTCCGTGTAAATGCTCTTCAAACATAGTATAACAGTGTTTTAGTACAAGTAAAAGTAGTACAAAAAAGATAATCGTAAAAAGAGATCATAATCAAATAAAAGAACATCACAAATAAAACAAACATATTATAAAACATACTACACTAACCACTTAATATACAACACATACCACTTTATTTATTAACATTAAAGACATTTATCATGAAACAATAGAATGCAAACTAAATTATTATGATATTTTTGGGATAAGTAAATTCGAATGGAGTAATCTCATTCTACAATGTAACTGAGAATATAACACAAAAAGTAATTATAAAACAGAATCATGACATCGAGTTCAAACAATCAAAAAGCCAACTACATGGGACCATTTCTTATAATGGTTGCATTGTTCTTTATCGTTGGATTTCTTACTGTAGTAAACCAACAATTTCAAGCTCCTCTAAAAGCAGCATTTTTATCTAATGCAGGAGCACTGAAAAACACGTTAACAACGTTTATTACGTTTGCTTTCTTTATGGGATATCCTGCAATGGGAAGTATCTCTTCTAAATGGGTAGACAAAAATGGATATAAATCTACACTGGTACGTGGATTGGTGATGCTAGTAATTGCATTAGGTATTTTTGAAGTTTCTGCATTCTCTAATGCTCACCTTGGTAGCATGTCTATTGGTGCAGGTGAAACATTGCCTTATGCATTTATCATCTTCTTTCTAGGTTCATTCTTCTTAGGATGTGCATTGGCAGTACTTCAGGTTGTGATCAACCCATACCTTGTAAACTGTGATGTAAAAGGAACTTCTTCTGTAACACGTATCAACATTGGTGGAGCATCAAACTCTATTGGTACAACATTGGCTCCTTTCTTCGTATCAGGAATCGTATTTGCAGGAACAGCAAACCCTACAGTAGATCAACTTTATGTACCTTTCGCTGTTTTGATGGCTACAGTAGCATTGGTTGCAATGACTGTTACAAAACTTCACCTTCCAAACATCTCTTCTAATGGTGCCGAAGAAGTAGTAGTAGATGATTCTAAAAGTGTATGGTCTTTCAAACAACTTAAGTATGGTGTAATCGGTATCTTCGTTTATGTTGGTGCAGAGGTTTGTATTGGAGCAAATATTAATCTATTCGCTGAGGCTCGTGACTATACAGCTGAAATCGCATCTACAATGGCAGCGATGTATTGGGGAGGTATGTTAATTGGACGTCTTTGTGGTTCTTTCCTAGCAAAAGTATCAGGACAGCGTCAGTTGATTGTTGCATCTTTGATCGCAACCACATTAATTGTTCTAAGTATGTTAATGAACAATCCATGGTTGCTTGTTGGAGTTGGGCTAGTACACTCAATCATGTGGGGTGCTATCTTTGCTTTGGCAATCGACAAACTAGGTGCTTACACTTCTAAAGGATCTGGAGCATTGATGATTGGTGTTGCCGGTGGTGCAGTACTACCTTGGTTCCAAGGAATTGCAGCGGATGTTCTAGGTGGATGGGAGATGACATGGGTTATCGTTATCCTTTGTGAGCTTTACATCCTATGGTATGCTATCTCAGGACACAAGCCAAGCAACGCATAATTAGAAATCGTTTGATTACAATAAAAAAAAGAGAGATCCACTTGCTGGGTTTCTCTTTTTCCGATTTAAATAAAAAAGTGGGATTATGAAAGAACTAACAAGAGCAGAAGAACAGGTCATGCTTTTCTTATGGGACATGGATAAGGCATTTGTAAAACAGCTAGTAGAGATGTATGAGATGCCTCAACCTGCATACAATACTGTCTCCACTATCGTTCGTATTCTAGAAAGAAAAGGCTTTGTTAGCTATAAGGCTTTTGGACGATCTCATCAATATTTCCCTATTATATCCAAAGAAGAGTATAAACACTCTCTAGGGATGAGAATCCTGAGAGACTATTTTAATAATTCGTTTATAGAACTAAATCAGTTCTTTATGGAAAAAGGAGAGATCAAACCAGATGAATTTGATAAGATTACCAATATCCGATAGAATTACGACTCTTTCTCTTTCCTAAATATTTCGAATAATTGTTCTGTAAGATTCAACCCTGTACTCTTATTCAACTTCTTTAAAGGGTCCTCTTTCTTTTCTGGATTCACCTTCCATTCTCGCACCTGTTCCAATATCGCACGACCATATTGCGTCACAACAGAGTCTCCAACCCCTTGTATTGCTTTCAATTGGCTCATGGTCACAGGAGCATAATCAGCAATAGTCTTCATAATATTAAAGTGTAGGATCGAACTAACTGGACGACTTTCATTATCTGCTTGCTCTTCACGCCACAGCTTTATTCTAGCAAATAAGCTTGGATTCGTTGAAACCACTCCTTTAAGCTCAAATTTCTGTGGTTTCACAAGCAAACGCCCCTCTAGTTTTGATATTAATGGTTTAAGATTATCCACAGGTGTCGCATTCTGTAAGGCTTGAAAACATTTAGTCTTTGCTTGAATCACCCTAAAGAAGGACTCATTCAAATCTGTCCACTCCACTCTTAGTTCCGTATTGTCGGACTCAAAGATTGCATTGGTTAATTTCTTAACAAATGCAGTGCATAACTTATCTAAATAGTAGTTAGCCCCATCTTGTAATCTCTGAGATAACTCTTTACGCTTGTTACCATAAATCAATGCACTAATTTGTTTCACAAAACGCTCGGAAATTTCATTCATTGGCTCGATGATCTCCATCAGAATCTCTTCTAAAACGTCATACAGAGAGCCTTCCCAACGAGTCTGTTTCTGTAACAAGTTAGTGGCGCTAAATACCAGGAGCTTCAAACTTTCTACACCAAAAATATCATTCAAGAGAGAAACTTGAAACTCTTTATGAGCTTTATCTAATAACTCAGGATTCGGCTCTACATCCGAAGAGATACGATGAAATAGACGCACTGTCTCATTACATATCACAGAATATTCATTAAATGGTTGGGTTAATACCAACCCCTCTAGAGAACGACACCTACTTAAAGCGACATAAGTTTGTCCATGGTCAAAAGCCCTATTGGTATCAATAATTGCTTTAGAGAAAGTGAGCCCTTGGCTCTTATGTATGGTGATTGCCCATGCCAATTTGAGGGGAAACTGAGTAAACACACCTACTATTTTTGTCTTTAATGACCCACTCTTTTTATCCAATTCATACTTCACCTCTTCCCACTGCTCCTTAGGAACCACAATAACCTCCTCTAGATCTTCACATTTCACATGAATCTTCTTATTATTTAAGAAGGTGACCTCTCCGATCTTACCATTATAGAAACGTTTTTGGGTACTGCTATCATTCCGAATAAACATAACTTGAGCCCCA
The Prolixibacteraceae bacterium DNA segment above includes these coding regions:
- a CDS encoding AAA family ATPase; this encodes MFEEHLHGVIDRITYRNEENGWTVLKVKPFDSNRTVSVVMFGEDVFVGKTFDFYGKWIQHKTYGRQFEAKRTVEKQPETLDALRKYLGSGLISGVGPVMANKIVKRFGKDTIDILDHDIESLLNIPGISKSKLGKIEKTWKTHRANRQIVQFLQENNLPISYASKLIDRYGDAALDKLSNDPYSLIEEMHGIGFIRADAIALSTGMSPQSPERVEAMVKYVLSKSKDEGNCYLLRNLIEDKLRRLDSRITTIQLDEVLETLLSKKMVMSRKVHDVIAYYDKKLYDAELSVAQKVCSLLTLDYCNPNLDERIVFSSLEKGEDFPLSSEQRDAIESIVRCPFSILTGGPGCGKTTTLRLLVKFLKNRKLKVMLAAPTGRAAQRMSDVVGGEAKTIHRLLAFNPMVNDFKYNEDNPLEVDFLIVDETSMLDIELSQSLFSAIGEKTQLLFIGDVDQLPSVGAGNVLHDLIQCGKVRVHRLSSVFRQAASSAIIRYAHELNKGEYPEIKTPFQDPMLWKNGEDCMFIDSEVATQEQTAFIRKVKKYYASLFQEKQDIHPSNILQCDGYSWDGFEVPDKFKYADLSRIALSDSETKGLTHITKRISPFSSIHYGYNALDMIIRLYCNTIKQYYDSVIEIQVLTPMTKGLLGTFNLNICLQQVVNPAKSSDVREVKVGKYVLREGDRVIQKRNNYNLEVFNGDIGYISKIADNKRKLGVTFKDKNGTREVVYSVDDFVDLDLAYAITIHKSQGSEFDAVIIPLAFQHFTMLTKNLVYTGMTRGKRLVVFVGNRGALRRASGNCKQEERLTYLAHLI
- a CDS encoding BlaI/MecI/CopY family transcriptional regulator — encoded protein: MKELTRAEEQVMLFLWDMDKAFVKQLVEMYEMPQPAYNTVSTIVRILERKGFVSYKAFGRSHQYFPIISKEEYKHSLGMRILRDYFNNSFIELNQFFMEKGEIKPDEFDKITNIR
- a CDS encoding AAA family ATPase: MNIDPEQQSNYNEELSYAKDFVSKSSWHIFLTGKAGTGKTTFLHTLSSITTKKAIVVAPTGIAAINAGGQTIHSFFQIPFGPLLTKSAGALKSSLTEQKIRKNKIKLFRAMELLVIDEISMVRADVLDAIDEILRKYRRNSKPFGGVQLLLIGDIQQLPPVITNEDWSILKNFYPSLFFFNSFAFRGCRYIRIELKKIYRQDDPVFIQILNEVRDGYISSNTKVLLNQRYVPDFDPDKSEHYIRLSTHNASVKAINDKKISLLKGKLFTYKADIEGDFPKQNYPTDGELELKIGAQVMFIRNDSSTQKRFYNGKIGEVTFLNNKKIHVKCEDLEEVIVVPKEQWEEVKYELDKKSGSLKTKIVGVFTQFPLKLAWAITIHKSQGLTFSKAIIDTNRAFDHGQTYVALSRCRSLEGLVLTQPFNEYSVICNETVRLFHRISSDVEPNPELLDKAHKEFQVSLLNDIFGVESLKLLVFSATNLLQKQTRWEGSLYDVLEEILMEIIEPMNEISERFVKQISALIYGNKRKELSQRLQDGANYYLDKLCTAFVKKLTNAIFESDNTELRVEWTDLNESFFRVIQAKTKCFQALQNATPVDNLKPLISKLEGRLLVKPQKFELKGVVSTNPSLFARIKLWREEQADNESRPVSSILHFNIMKTIADYAPVTMSQLKAIQGVGDSVVTQYGRAILEQVREWKVNPEKKEDPLKKLNKSTGLNLTEQLFEIFRKEKES